A segment of the Streptomyces sp. XD-27 genome:
TGAACAGTGCGGTCGCCGTCCTTCTCGCCCAAAACCGCGACCTGCCCGTACACACCCTGAGCACGTCCTGGCGCCTGCCGCCCACCGCCGTCCCCCTGATCCGCGACGCCTTCTACACCTTCACCCCCTTCGAAGCCGCGAGCCACCAGACGGAGCGGACCCTCACCTTCACAGCGATGGGCAGGCGCACTCCCGTCGACAAGGCCCTCGAGACTGCCGCCCGAACCGGATGGGCCCTGCTGGAACTGCCCGCCCGCATCACCCACCGCATCGACGCCGAAGCCTTCCACACCGCCCTGGAGACAGCCGCCGGGCTGCTTCACCGGCAAACCACGGCATCCTGCGACAACCACCCTCAAGGACGCGTCCTGGAACCCCGCGACCTGGCCATCGGCGTCGCCCACCGCAGCCAGGCCCACTACATCAACGAGCTCCTGGCACGCCACTACCCGCGACTGCACGGCGTCACCGTCGACACCGCCAACCGGCTCCAAGGCCGCGAATTCAGCGTCACCATCGTGCTGCACCCGCTCTCCGGCCGCTGGGACGCCTCCGCCTTCCACCTGGAAGCCGGCCGCCTGTGCGTCCTCGCATCCCGCCACCGTCACGCCTGCATCGTCATCACCCGCGCCGGTATCGCCCCACTTCTGGACGCCCACCCATCCAACGACCCCGTCCACCTCGGAGTCACCTCGAAGACCCCCGACGGCTGGGAAGCCCATCACGCGGTCCTCGCCCACCTCGCCCAGCACACCGTGCGGACCTAGAAACACAAAGAACCCCCATGCCCCCTGCGCGCCCGAGTTGTCCACCTCGGGCCCGCTCCCGAGGGACTGCGATGAGAAGCCCCAGATCACGTCGGTTCCCCCTCCCGCAGGTGCTAGCTCCCCTTGGGGCGCCGGGCCGGGACTCCAGGACGCCCGCGCGCAGGCTGAGCAGGGTCAGCACTTCGCTTATCTCACGGGCAATCTCTTCGTAGGCCAGCCGCTGGGCCTTCTCGGCGTGCAGGAACGCCTCCCAGTCTCCGCATGGTCGGCGCGGCTGCGGAGGCTGAGCAGCAGCCGGCGGCGGGAGCGCACGAACATGCCCCAGCCCCACCTGCCTCACCAGCAATTTGATTGCGCCTCCAGACTGGCTGGCCACCTTCGAGGTCATAGTTCATTTTTGACCTATGACCCTTGGAGTGATGTGCTTGTCGGTGTGAGGACTGCCGTAACCCGCATGACCCGCCCGACGGTTGAAGTACTGCGCTTGCTGTTGCTGGTGCCGGCGGATGATCCGCTGTGGGGAGCGAGGATCAGTGAGCTGGCTGATCTGGGGAAGAGCACGGTTTCGCAGATCCTGGCCCGGCTTACTGTGCTGGGCTGGGTCACGCTTCGCGAGGAGGAAGGGCCGCATCCGGGTCGCCCGGCGCGGGTTCCACACGATGTCGCCGGAAGGGCGTCGCCACGCCGAGGCGGCGCTGGCCGCGCGGGATGCACGCCGCCAGCGCCGGGCTGTCAATCCGGTCACGATCGAGGCGTCAATGCCCCCTTCGCAGCAGCCGGCTGGGCACATGCGGGA
Coding sequences within it:
- a CDS encoding AAA family ATPase, with protein sequence MPQFPLPDQIPWTHAGPPHPPPERQRAKAAPHSPPPSPHHQEDHAQRAIVEQLPTLTHPGLVVDAPPGAGKTTLVIHAAQTLAHHGAPCIVITQTNTQADDLVRRLAHSRLPTARLTAANHTVPPDMLALPGVRVGHRIESLKTAHVVVGTAMKWATVHDRRWPWAIIDEAYQMRSDALLRTGHLFDQALFVGDPGQLDPFLHDQDSPLGRPAHDPMNSAVAVLLAQNRDLPVHTLSTSWRLPPTAVPLIRDAFYTFTPFEAASHQTERTLTFTAMGRRTPVDKALETAARTGWALLELPARITHRIDAEAFHTALETAAGLLHRQTTASCDNHPQGRVLEPRDLAIGVAHRSQAHYINELLARHYPRLHGVTVDTANRLQGREFSVTIVLHPLSGRWDASAFHLEAGRLCVLASRHRHACIVITRAGIAPLLDAHPSNDPVHLGVTSKTPDGWEAHHAVLAHLAQHTVRT